Genomic DNA from Gimesia aquarii:
CACCGAAGCAGAGTTGAAACCGAATTGAATCTGGAAAATCAATGAATTGAAGAAGTTTGCAGAAGATCAATATAGACGGTAGCCGCGTAATGTGACAAAATTTTACAGCGCTCATTTTTAATGACTCATGGAGTTGGTTGTGTGATATTTAACCGTGAGGATAGTCACTGGATTTCCCGCCTACAGGAACAAAGCCCTGAGCGTGAAACGGCGGTTGCTGAGCTTCGAAACCTGCTTGTGCGTGGACTGACAGGATTTCTCAAACATCGCCCCGGTGGGCTGCTGATTGTGGAAGATGCGGCACAAGAGGCGACTCTGAAGGTAATAGACTCGTTTGATCAATTTGAAGGCCGTAGTCGCTTTACAACCTGGGCGATGACGGTTGCCACGCGCATTGCGATTAGCAGCTTCCGTAGAAAACATTTTCAGGACGTTTCACTCGAGGGTGTTTCAGCAGACCAATGTCTGAAGATTCAAGTTGCCGTCGATGAACATTGTTCTGTCGAAGAGGAACATGATCGGAAGCTCATTTTGCAGAAGCTGGGTCAGTTGATCGACACGCAATTGTCCGACAGACAGAAAATTGCGGTACGTGCATTATTAGATGGTTTGCCGGTGGAAGAGATTGCGATACGCACAGAAAGTAATCGGAATGCCGTTTACAAACTCATTCACGACGCGCGTATGAAACTACGTGAAGGCTTTGAACAAGCAGGGATTTTCGCTGACGATCTTCAAATTTTCTTAAACTAAAGAATGTATCAGTTATGGCTTTAAACAAACAACACATCACAAACTTGCTCGGCATGATCCGATCTGTTGAACCAGACGAGCTCGATTGTGACAGTTGCTATGAGCAGCTATCCGAGTTAGCAGAAGTCGAGCTCCATTCGGGCAGAGTTCCAGATACACTGAAATTGGTAGAACATCATTTACATCAGTGCCCCTGTTGCAAAGACGAGTTCAACGCTCTGCTGGAAAGCCTCCATGCTTTGCAGGCAGAGAATTCAGATTAAGTAGCTGATCGATTTTCAGATCATAAACTTGTCAGAAGGTCATTCGCTTCTAAATCAATCAAACCCTCACCCAGCTTTGTGAAAAACCAGTCTTTCCCGTTGTCTCCCGCCAATGAATCGTCATCTCCATCATCAGTTACTGTATCAAGATTGAGGAAAAAATCATCATTGAGTCGAGGGCCAACGCCGGTACCATTAATATTAGCTACACGGGTTTCAAAGCTACGATTTGAGGTCCATTCGTTTTGAATGGAGATTAGTGCGAGTTGGTTCATATCGTGATCGGTCGATCCTGCGATTAAAATATCCTCGCCGTTCCCTCCATTCAAGATATCAGAGCCACGCCCTCCAATCAGCAGGTCATTTCCATTGCCGCCACTGAGAGAATCATTACCTCCACCACCTACAAGAATGTCGTTTCCGTTACCTCCTGAAAGTGTGTCGCCTGCTATCTGCGGGAATGAATTGAAGATGACAGCGACAGCATCGGCGGTCTGTTGTGACACGACAAGATCAATGTCTCCATCCCCATCGACGTCAGCGCTGTTAATCGCGCGAGGCGTACCACTGACGACGATATTCACGGGCGCCGCAAAGTTTGCTGAGCCGTCGTTCAACAGTAGAGAAACCGTGCCCGCGGTGATGTTAACCACGGCCAGATCAGCGTCTCCATCTTTGTCGAAGTCTTCCGCGACCAGTGACAAAGCGCCTGCTCCCGTGGCAATGTTTGTAGCAGCCCCAAAGGAACCGTTGCCATCGTTCAAAAGGACTGAGATGTTAGCCGAACCGAGATTGGCGACAATGGCATCCAGGTCACCATCTCCATCCAGGTCGCTAAGTACCACATCCAATGGTTGGGAACCTGCACCAAAACTGGTGGCTGCAGCAAACGTCCCGTTTCCGTTATTCAGTAAGACCGACATGTCATTGGAGAAGCGGTTTGCTACCACCAGATCCAGGTCTCCATCCCCATCGAGGTCACCGGCCCGCACACTGCGGGGGCGGTTGCCTGCGCCGACATTCACGGCGGGGGCAAATACTCCAGAGCCATCGTTGAAGAAGAGCGAAACATTTCCTGACAAGCGGTTGGTGGCAGCTAGATCCAGATCACCATCTCCGTCCAGGTCAGCTGCGATGACCGTTCCCGGTTCATTGTTCGCCGTCAGGTCGACACGGGAACCAAAGGCCGCATTTCCATCATTGAACAGGACAGAAATAAATGTTGTGCCGCTATTGGCGACTGCCAGATCCAGGTCACCGTCTCCATCCAGATCAGCGAGCGAGACATCCTGCGGGCTGGCACCGACTGCAACGGTACCAGCGGAAACATACGCTCCCGTACCATCGTTCAGCAGAATCGAAACATTGTTTGAGAAGCGGTTAGCGATGGCCAGATCGGCGTCTCCATCTCCGTCGAGATCACCGGCCCGCAGCAGGTGTGGATCATCGCCGATGGCAAACGATTGTTGAGTTACGAACAGGTCAGTGGGATCGATGGGCGGTAATGCTGGATCTCCACTCATGAGCAGATCATCTCCATTTCCGCCGTTCAAAATATCTGTGCCTCCCCCTCCGACAAGCGTGTCGTCACCGTTTCCACCTTCCAGTGTGTCGTCGCCTTCCCCACCTTCCATCTGGTCTGATCCATTAAAGCCAATCAGTAAATCGTCTCCTGTGCCACCTTCAAGAGAATCATCGCCATTACCGCCATTCAAGCTGTCATTGCCTGATCCACCTGCGATTGTATCATCTCCGTTAAATCCATCCAGAGAATCATTTCCTGCGCCACCATCGAGAGCATCATTACCATTTCCACCAAATAAGTTGTCATCTCCGCCGGCACCGGTGAGAGAATCGTCTCCATTCCCACCCTGCAGATTGTCCTGGCCACGCCCTCCTGTCAAAGTGTCATTTCCATTTCCACCAACAATGGTGTCGTCGGCCGTTGAAAACGAATTAAAGATGACAGCGACAGCATCGGCGGTCTGTTGTGACACGACAAGATCAATGTCTCCATCCCCATCGACGTCAGCGCTGTTAATCGCGCGAGGCGTACCACTGACGACGATATTCACGGGCGCCGCAAAGTTTGCTGAGCCGTCGTTCAACAGTAGAGAAACCGTGCCCGCGGTGATGTTAACCACGGCCAGATCAGCGTCTCCATCTTTGTCGAAGTCTTCCGCGACCAGTGACAAAGCGCCTGCTCCCGTG
This window encodes:
- a CDS encoding RNA polymerase sigma factor, producing MIFNREDSHWISRLQEQSPERETAVAELRNLLVRGLTGFLKHRPGGLLIVEDAAQEATLKVIDSFDQFEGRSRFTTWAMTVATRIAISSFRRKHFQDVSLEGVSADQCLKIQVAVDEHCSVEEEHDRKLILQKLGQLIDTQLSDRQKIAVRALLDGLPVEEIAIRTESNRNAVYKLIHDARMKLREGFEQAGIFADDLQIFLN
- a CDS encoding anti-sigma factor encodes the protein MALNKQHITNLLGMIRSVEPDELDCDSCYEQLSELAEVELHSGRVPDTLKLVEHHLHQCPCCKDEFNALLESLHALQAENSD
- a CDS encoding FG-GAP-like repeat-containing protein; protein product: MHHLIQTLNQILKVNSRPKRARMKHHSEINLIPATEVLESRLMLTVVSLFNNITGELTVTGEGADSINIGADGVGQVTVNGQIITGSIQAADVATINVIGGNDGNDIDLSAVTSVDYINLSTVVINGGNGNDVITGSEFDEEINGGNGNDTINGGGGQDLINGGNGNDNLQSGDLPIAPSDLFVTQQSFAIGDDPHLLRAGDLDGDGDADLAIANRFSNNVSILLNDGTGAYVSAGTVAVGASPQDVSLADLDGDGDLDLAVANSGTTFISVLFNDGNAAFGSRVDLTANNEPGTVIAADLDGDGDLDLAATNRLSGNVSLFFNDGSGVFAPAVNVGAGNRPRSVRAGDLDGDGDLDLVVANRFSNDMSVLLNNGNGTFAAATSFGAGSQPLDVVLSDLDGDGDLDAIVANLGSANISVLLNDGNGSFGAATNIATGAGALSLVAEDFDKDGDADLAVVNITAGTVSLLLNDGSANFAAPVNIVVSGTPRAINSADVDGDGDIDLVVSQQTADAVAVIFNSFSTADDTIVGGNGNDTLTGGRGQDNLQGGNGDDSLTGAGGDDNLFGGNGNDALDGGAGNDSLDGFNGDDTIAGGSGNDSLNGGNGDDSLEGGTGDDLLIGFNGSDQMEGGEGDDTLEGGNGDDTLVGGGGTDILNGGNGDDLLMSGDPALPPIDPTDLFVTQQSFAIGDDPHLLRAGDLDGDGDADLAIANRFSNNVSILLNDGTGAYVSAGTVAVGASPQDVSLADLDGDGDLDLAVANSGTTFISVLFNDGNAAFGSRVDLTANNEPGTVIAADLDGDGDLDLAATNRLSGNVSLFFNDGSGVFAPAVNVGAGNRPRSVRAGDLDGDGDLDLVVANRFSNDMSVLLNNGNGTFAAATSFGAGSQPLDVVLSDLDGDGDLDAIVANLGSANISVLLNDGNGSFGAATNIATGAGALSLVAEDFDKDGDADLAVVNITAGTVSLLLNDGSANFAAPVNIVVSGTPRAINSADVDGDGDIDLVVSQQTADAVAVIFNSFPQIAGDTLSGGNGNDILVGGGGNDSLSGGNGNDLLIGGRGSDILNGGNGEDILIAGSTDHDMNQLALISIQNEWTSNRSFETRVANINGTGVGPRLNDDFFLNLDTVTDDGDDDSLAGDNGKDWFFTKLGEGLIDLEANDLLTSL